Within the Medicago truncatula cultivar Jemalong A17 chromosome 4, MtrunA17r5.0-ANR, whole genome shotgun sequence genome, the region gtgtattttactttttgaaacttgaaaaagtgttttttaatgttgactttgatttttctttccatttttaacTGCTTAACTGATGCCACGGGTCACTAATTAACATGACCCTTtactttttttgtatttatctctcactaaatgatatttttcattttttttaaggaaattgaGAAGATTTTTACTCTACCGAGACCCTTTCTTTAATCATATAAACTACACGTTATgcctataaaaaatatatatatatatgttaacgagtgtctcacTGCCCTGGAgcatttgaaaaagaaatttatgtatttaatgtgttggaaattgaattatttaacttttttaaggaACACAAATTAAAATTCTTATGGAATTTGACTATTTAAAACGTTGGAATCCTTGAAGAATGTTTCAGAGGCACTCGTAAAAAAAACTGCTAGTTATTAtctataaattcaaaattttatttggcCTAATGGAGTTATACATTACTCAAACACATTACACATGCAGGTTTCGGGGGTCAAGGACGGTtgtgaatataaataaatgcgggtgatggaaaaaaaaattgtcggttttttttgttattcgtATAGCTCAACCATACTAGATATGAATGGGATGATGCGACAATTATCAGTTTAGAGATGACCCTGGGGAGTGGGAGATGCACACGAGCATAAGTAGAAGAAAGGAGGGTGGGAATGAGAAGACTTGGAGAGTCAATGGATGAATTAAATGAGTGGTTGAAGACTTGATAACAAGCCTCAGAGCCTATGGCTGTCGGAGTTGAAACAAGATACATATTACTATATGGAATgtaattttactaaaaacaaaGCATATATAACATAGAGGTATAATTTTAACATCATGTTATACCACAAGTTATACGATTTGACTATCTCAAAtccataatataaaataatgaagGAAAAGAAATATATCTAAACCGTCAAGTTTAAGTTGAGTCGTTAAATGTATGAGGGCCTCAGGTATTTTAGGTTATACAAAAGTACTccttccgttcctttttaagtgtcacttttggagaaattttttgttccaatttaactgtcatttttaaggtcaatgcaactttaaatgTTTTATCAATGTTACCCTTAGTTatttgcggagagagaaatatctgaaatgagatattaaatgaataaaactattatagtaaaagtatcaattattgtatcaaaaatagtaacatttataaattattttggtttgtgtaaaatgtcacaaagtgacaattaaaaaggaactgAGGTAGTACCATTTAGATTGAAGAGGAATTTTATCACACAGTTGTAAGATCAACGATGTTGTATGTGACAAAGGAAGGATGACTGCTGTTACTAATTTATTGTAGGGAGTAAAGTAGATTGACGTTGGTTGGCGGATAGCTGGATGTTGAGCTGCTGTGTGCTGTGGAATTAATGGAATAATTAGGCAGACAGGTGACTTGTTTTGGCTCTTAAGACTGAACGAATTAAGTAGCGCACGCCACCATAAATTAGAGCTAATTGATAGGGTACAACAACACGAGTTTGTTCATACTTCAAACTTTCAAAATGTTCCGGTgttaaatttctttatttttttaggggagagCTTTCTCACCATTATAGTCATATTCGACTCTAGATACTTAGATATATTATTCTTATAGAAGCAGTATTTTGTTATACGCAAAAGACACCGTTTGTATTAGATTATgataatattaaaaagtaattttacatATGTTTATAACTGAAACTGGAGAAAGTAGTACATGATAATACTTAGATATATTATTACAAACCAGATATATTTAGTCTTACTCTgtattacaaaataaatataaattatacaataaatttataaaaaaataaaaaaaaaataaaaaaaaaattgtcccacaACAGTTATCAATAAATTAAGTGAGGTaatatcatttaaattaaataaggtAATAAACTATGGTTTCTTTTACGGAAGTAATAAACACTCCGTAAAAAACACTTGTTAAGTGTAAGTGGCTCATAACATGttaaagaaaagagagagaaaagttggCTCATCACGTAGGATGAAAAGGACTAGCCGAGATATTAATATTTACTTTAGTCCACATTCAAACTTAGATTATGTTATTTctaatatttgttatatttttttcattttatcccTGTCTGGttcatttttacaaataaaaatctattttttgaaaagtgtCTATTTAGGATTATTGCTTAGGTTCATTTTAATCTAATAAGagatcaaacttttttttaaacgaaTCAGAGATCACTTACAGCTGTGCTATCAAATCATACATCTGAAAACTCAACGAGTAACTCAAAACAACAAACAGTGAAAACGATTGATGATGTCAAAGTAGACTCTAacatcaaatgaaaataaaaagatgcaCATATCATCGAAGGCAAAATACCTTGCTCGAGCACTCTGATCAAGATACCTGGTTCATGTACTCTGGTTTCTTTATGATTCATAAAGCTCTAGCACGCTGATCATTATTTACCTGAACCAAATCTCCTATATTCTTGGCTCTGGAATCTTGGGTTGTCGTTGTTGATTTTcaacttcatttatttataatcgtAGATGATCTGTGTGCATAGGTATAACTGAAAATGGAAAAGGGAAACAGAGAGTATTTCGAGTACGAGAGGAAGTTTGGCTTCCAACGACAAAGAGAAACAAAGCATGCAGTCATAAATGAAATGAGAACTGGCCTTTTATTGAAACTGTAATATGTAGATACAAAAACAACAGGCAGATAAGAGAAACAAGACGAAATATGCTTCAAGGGGCAAGATTGTGATGAAGAGAATGATTATTATAGAAGTAACAAGAGGGGAGGAAGATAGATTTATGAACAATGTGGATAAATGTCAGGTTATCAGAAGTAGGTTTCAGTGCTTCACAGAAGACATGCAGAGACAGATAACTTTCATCCCTTGAGGTATCCTACTTTTTCCAACAAAGCCTGAATATCAGCACTGCTACTCCCCTCAGTTGCCTCAGCAATGTTAGGGCTGTCCATTGGCATAACATCTGAGAGAGGATAGTTTCTGTTATTATGGAGTTGACTGATTGCACTGCTTCCGACTCCCTTCAATATCACACTTTTGTGTAGGCCGCCAACCAGTCCTTCATAATCGGTGTCCCCACATTCTCCAACAAACACCACCATCTTTGACAATTCAAAACCCCATCGAACATATAGGTATCTGAAGGAAAAACACATAAAGTCATTAAGATGTCGCAGTAAACTTGAGAACAGTAACAACAGCCAAATAGAGGAAATCATGCTAGAGGTAAGAAACAGCTATGTGCAAGAGCATGGCTGATAAATTAGCACTGCATAAACTCATCCTAGAATGCTAGAAAAATGTGTAGCAATTGGCCACCTATATCCTCACCCCTCCATCCCATGGAAAAGAGTAAAGGAGGCGTCAGTATATACAAGTTTCAAACTTTTGGGATAACAGAAATTTTGGAATGGTGATTCAACAATACCTGAGGGCTTGGGAACGAGATGCCAGAACAGGAATAACATTCAGTCTTGTTCCATTCTGACAATATATAGGATGGCAACGCAGAGCTTGGATCCTCATCAACTTACGAAGCTCCTTCAGAGGGGGAGCCTGTAATAATTATATTGGACAACAAAACAATAAAGCTCTAAAGTGAATctaggattaaaaaaaaaaaaaaaaaacttcacaaAAAATTCCACTTCTAATCATAATGAGTAAtgactaataataatttataccAAATCATGAAACTGTGAAGAAAAATTACCATTCCTGGCTTTCGCACTTTGAAAGCATAACAGTAGTCAGTAGAAAGCTGTTCAACAGGACTCACAATTTGCTCGTTGCTCTCACCCTTCTTATCAGTGGTCGAAGCTGCCCAGCGTACTAAAGTCTTTCTTAACCCTTCTCCACCCCAACGGTATTCAATGTGAGAGTGGAAATACAAGTCACCCACAAATAGGCGATCTTCAGAATTGAGGGATGGATAGTAGAGATCACTGCCGCTGTTGCAAATATAAGCATCAAAATCATTGGGACTCAAGCCGCCTGAGATAAGAAATGACTGTATTTCAGATATTGTCATTGAGGTTGACAGGATGAACCCTACAGATCCATCAGCCCTCTCCGCACCAGCAGCCTTGAAGATTACTTTAATCATTTCAAGAAGACCTGAAGTAGTATCACAATCCACTGCAATCACAAATAGTCGATTTCTACTCCTCAATGGCGGAAATTTACCAGCATTTGAATTTTGACCGGATTTTTCAGCAGTCCCACCCTTGCGTACGTCCTTAGAAATGCCCTTTGACCAAGATAAAACAGCATTCTCTAATTTTGCACTTCTATCTGTTGCATTTCCATCGGGATCCAAAGAATTATCATTTCCACTATCCCCACTTCTCTCTCCGTCCATTGAAAATTTCAGGTTAAGAGATAAGTCATGTATATCTCTCAGTGAATCACCAGGTGATTCTTCTGATTCTGAACTTTCACCTCCATCCTCACTTCGCTGCCATTGAGGATGCCTTGGCTTGCAAGTGGCTATTTTAGACAGGTAAGTCTTGCAGTGCTCCGGccatgaaaataaatgaatattctTCAACCCATTCAGTCTACATTTTGCCCACAGTTGCTTGTTGCTAACAAGCTTCAAAAGAGCATCTGCAATAGACTGCTGATCATGGGGATCTACCAGCAGACCATTGTCAAGTACCTGTACTAGTAACCAATCAATCATGCAAGTTTCCATGGGAACTTTAACAAATCAATGCATAACATAACCTGTAATCAGAAATCATACCCGATGAATATCAACAGGACCACCATTTTTAGTAGCAACCATTGGCAACCCATAAGCAGCTGCCTGTTCAAGAAAGACACAAGTTAGTGTTTACAACTCCAAAAAGAATTcaactaataataattattaatacaaGATTTAGAAGATCACCTCAATTAAGGTAAGGCCAAACGGCTCAATGATAGCAGGATTGACAAAGACACCCTGCACAGATATCGGATCTGAATGAAATGTAAAATGAAAACATAGTTGCATGGGTAAGAGAATTAAACAAGACATGAAGAAAGTAATATAGATCGACACCCACAAACAGAGGCAGACCCACATTCACTCTAAGGGTCAGCACTTGCACCCGCTAGTCTTTTGAAATTTGCAccaattttctatatttttttaatttgaccACTCTAAAATTATATCCTACTGCACCagctctctcttctctcagGAAACACTGTTCAACTTCAGCAAGTGCAGATTCAAAGTTGCATCTTGGCAGAAAGCAATACACAAGCGCGGTGCAGGATTTGTATTTGAAtagaaatttaaattgaaaatattccCCAAGATGACATTAGTGTGGATCGTtggagtgtgtgtgtgtgtgtgtgtgtgtgtgtgtgtaataaTTTGTTCAATAATTACACCTGCTAGCCTTGGGTCCTGGATATGTCACTGCCTACCAAGTGGAGGGTATCCACACCAGATTGTTGTATCACAGTAAATGAATGCAAGAGGGTGTATTATAGAAGACGAATATATCGAAATGTATACACATCATGTATTTACAAAAGACACAGTGACTATCTATGAACTGAAGATGCGGCAGGGACGGCTTTCATGTAGGATGCATAGTACCATGTATGGGTACGGATACgacatttttaaacaaaaactgAAGTATTtgacagaaagaaaaaaaaaactaaagtacAGGTATGTCATTATGAAAGTAAACTTTTATTAATAATGTAGCATGAAAGAACTAAATTGTTCAAACGACAACAGAAtatcacaattaaaaaataaaaaaaaattattcaagaaCTCAAGATCTACTACAAAAATCACCCTAATATAGTGTATTGATAAACTCGCTCAACTAGAGGGATAAACAAGTAACAGCGAGTTTGCTGAAACAGTATGCAAGAACGGAGGGAAAACAAATCTTTACACTGTTGGtccaattataaataaaattcacaatTTAACATTTTTGCTTAAAAGAAGTAGACAGTTATATCAATTTTCTAGTCCAGCCAAATGGATAAAGTTACCTTTGTCTTCGCTGCTAGACGATATATTTCAGGAACATCAGATTGTTTGTGGTGTTTAGGATATGCCACTTGCCCATACAGGTCATACTTATCAATCAACTTGAGTACTGAGAGAAGAACAGAAGAACTTGTGCTTGACATTTCATCAATTCCATCTCGGTTACCCATAATTAATGTCTGAAAAGCCCAAAGAGTGATATACAATTGATCAGTCAATAAACACAAGTCAGATGACCTAAAAATCAAGAACAGTGTGATCCTAAAGAAGTGCAGAATGATCATTCACAGTTTCATACAAGGTTAGCAAGCTCTCTAAGAGGACGGCATTCTCCAAATGCTTTCACCAAAGTTGTGATGTTCTTCTTAGGATCTGGTCTGGCAAGAGCAAGTATCACAGGCTTGCGAGGGTTTGTAAAGAACCGCATTATCTGGTAATCACAAAGTTTAAATTGGCGTTAATTTCTTTTTGCGTTGGATTTACAAATGAAACTTGCTAGTCAAGTCACGTGcaataaattataaaacaaaagcaTTGAACTGGCAAGTTAACCAGGAAACATTGAAAGAAATGCAGAAAGCATATTCCTAACCTCAGACCAAATAGGTGGATCTTGGGGGGCAGGATGATCCAAAATCCCTTCAGGTTCAGTTTCTATATCACCGTCTAGTGGAACGATATGATGGAACTCCATACCCGGTGGAATTACCTGCAAGAGGTGTTGATGTTATACTAAGATCTAACTTTACATAACTTGCAACCAAGTATTTACTAAAACAATAGTGTCTGGAATGGAACAGGACTCAACGATAACTGCTGTTATCACTTATCAGTATATACCAGGCAGACTATGAGGAATGTCAATGATCTTTCTAACccaatgcattaaaaaaaaaaaaaaaaaacctacataTTATTCGTGATCAAATTTGTTTTCATGCACGCAAAATAAAGCTATTCCGTTCCTGAACAAACTAAAAGCCATAACGgtgtttaaaaacaaaactccaGGTCTCACcccaagttaaaaaaataaaataaaacgacAATTATAACTGAAAAATAGATAATTTGCTCATGGACAACCCTATCAAGTAAAAACTAAGCAGCGAGACATTTTTCTTCAAGTGCCAGGATAAAAAGGGACGCAAACCAGTCatcaaaagagaaaaatgaactTACTATTGCTGAATGCAAATTGCAGATGTGTATCAATATCAAAATGATATTTTACCTCTAGCGAGCTGTAAATGACTTTAATTCAAAATCAAGACTACCTAATTTGGTCCGCAACAAAAGGTTGTTAAGGTGTTGTTAGGAAGTTCAATTGTGAATTGTTATCCAGTACTTACCGCCACGCGAGGCATGTATCTACCGTAACAGCTCACATTACGCCTGATCCTTGCTCGTATTTTACGCTCCAATACTGGATCAAAACCATCATACAGGCGCCATTGTTCTTCTACTTCCTGTTTGGTGCTTGTTATGACTATTTCAGAACCATCAAGGGCTAATTCTTCACcttctatcctacgcatgatcttgTAAGTTGTATTTATTTCATCCCTTGATAATCGGCCTTGCTTTAAAAGTTGTTCCAACTTATCTCGACCAAGTGAGTGGCCAGTAAAAACCATCGGTACATTTAAAGCACCGGAGAGAAGAGCAGCAGAGTCACCTGCATCTGCATAATGGCCGTGAATGGCAACCGGCCAGACAGCATGCCCACTACCAATTTGCTCCCCAAGAGCCTTCGACATCTGTATAATGTGGCCAATCGCTCCATCAACAAATTCAGGAATGTAAGGCCAGAGTTCTTCTTTTGGAATATATTTATTTCTCGGACCAAATGGAATACGAATGATGTAAGCACCACTGCTCTCTCCCATGTCATCTCCAAATTCATCCGTGTTTCTAGGAGCCAACATTTCCGTTGGTTCCCCATAACTCCAATCTACATCTGGCGATGCGACTTGCCTAGTTAGCAAATCAACCCGATAAACTCCCGGCATTGATCCCAAGGCTCGCGCAAGCTCCACAACATACTTAACCTACTCagcacaaaaaacaaaaacagacaAAAAAAATCAGCTCCCCCACACAATCAGCTAGATATCAGCATATTTAAGAGTACAGCCAGTACCGTATCGCGCAATCAGAAAACGACAAAATTTAACAGATTCTtaacatggaaaagaaaaacaatatacaGTTGAACAAAAGTACTACCTGACCACCCGTATCAGAATCACGCCCCAGCTCCATATTCTCGCCACGTATGAGGCCGTGAATACTGCACGTAAACACCTTATTAAATTTaagaataacaaaacaaaatcacacaCTAGAGATAAAACAGAGATccacacaataaaataaaataaaataaaacatattaacCAATTACAATAACATCAAtcattcatcaacataatttgATCCACTTTCGCATTGAATTTACCTTATGAGAACAATGTAGAGCTTCTTGCCTTTATGATTAATAGCCCAAGTTTCCATAGCATCAGCAGAACTGATTCGCGGCAATCTAGCTTTCGTAGATTCACCACCATGAGCAGAAACATCACTCACCGGATCTCCTCTCTCACCTTCAGATAAATCCTCAGACATATCAGCAGTagcttctcttctccctctttcaCGTTCCAACCTCCTTTTCGTCACTCTCTGCACCGCCTCACTCTCAAGCTAACCAAATCCAACACATgacaatcatcaacaacaacaacaacaacaccaaaattcaaacaaaaaaaaaatgaagaaactgAACCTGCTTCTTCTGACGAGCAAGGTTCCAAATTCTCCAACACATGTTTTCCAATCTAGTGTTCCTCTCTTGAGGACTTCTCGATGAAGAAGCCTAGTAACAACAAATCAAATTGAGttaaattgatgaaaataagttgaattgAAAGAAAGAGTGAAAAGTGAAAAGTACATACCCGAACCCAAGAACGATAGAGATCGGTTTCATCAAAACCAATaacttcttcaacaaagtaACGAGTAGGACTGAACCTACCTCTCTCTCTAAGAAGAAGAGAGGATTTAGCATCGTCAAGACCAGGACCAACGTCAAGAATCGCTTCTAGGTAGCTGTTTAACCAATCATTTCCAGccatctttctttttcttaagctgttttcaaaaacaacttcttcaaaacGCGATTTTAAAGACGAAAAGAGACTTCAAGtagaagatgatgattatgaagatgaatttaattaaaaagaaaaggaaaaaattgagAGAGAATATTCGTTCTAAGAAAATGGACTATGGGAGTGACAGAGAACTATGTATGCGGGAGCGTCTGGCCTTTAAGCGGttaaatcatttattattttattatttatttatcgaTCCCAAGACAAGTCATCACATTCCATTGGACTTACGAGGATTTCATCACCTCTTGACGCTTGTCAACCAGGATTGTTTTGTTGTGGTTAGCAAACTTTCTCAAGTTAAAAAAGTTCAAgtcctttttttaatatcttttcatatcatcaaatattttctttgtatttaaattattatttttccgaATAAATTGGCCTTTGATATCTTGTCATACTAAGTTAATGTATATGCACAGAGGAATGTTATAATAATGGAAAATAATATACATTTGGTAATTTCATAAAAGTTAAAAATCAGTTTGGTTGTCGGACTATGAAACTTTAGAGAGCATTTGTTCTTTAGTTGCTCTTTTGATGCTCGATTATAAAAGTCGGTACGCTCTGTTTTGGATGTTAGGATTGACTATTTCATTCATTgatattagtttttttgaatcagAAAAAGTAATATTGTTTacaaattgattaattaaatctAAAGTTGGTGGTTGagtctaacacaaccccacaaaaccgactTAATTAGATTATTATGTGAGCATTGTTGCCctttatttgattattatttatgttatttgagTAATTTGATTCGTTGAGATCCAATTACTTCCAACAAATGATATACAATTCTCTTTTATGCaataatttactattttaaagtACTTCTCGATTGATTGTCATGCTTCCGAAGCCCTTGGTATTATTCAAATTGATTGGAGGAAACCTCTTtgtgattagattaagtgtaatACAAATGGTGTTTCCAGAGGTAATCCTAATTTATGAGTCATTGATGTTATTTTAAACGATTTCAGtggtgttattgttgttgttttgcagACAATTTGAAGATTTATACATCTTTTCAGGTTGAGCTTTATGTTGTTATGCATGCAATTGAAATTTCTCAATCCAAAGGTTGATTCCACCTTTGAATTGAGTGTAATTCTTTGATGATTGTTGAATCTTTTACCAATCCAAGTATTGTGCCAtgaaaattgaggactaaatgTTTGAATTACATGTACTTTGCTCGACAAATGAACTTTCGTATTTCTCATAATTATAAGAATGGTAGCACTGCGTGGATAAATTTGCTAATGTTGATTTTCCACCTGATATTTTGGTTATTCAGATTTTCAATACAAAGGGATTTTACACTCCATAATAAGTTTTCCCAAATTACCCAATaacaaagtacaaaatattaagttttttgtcctaattataaaaaaaatcacaaatttaagatgtattatttgataaaatattattttcttaataattgaT harbors:
- the LOC11446673 gene encoding probable sucrose-phosphate synthase produces the protein MAGNDWLNSYLEAILDVGPGLDDAKSSLLLRERGRFSPTRYFVEEVIGFDETDLYRSWVRASSSRSPQERNTRLENMCWRIWNLARQKKQLESEAVQRVTKRRLERERGRREATADMSEDLSEGERGDPVSDVSAHGGESTKARLPRISSADAMETWAINHKGKKLYIVLISIHGLIRGENMELGRDSDTGGQVKYVVELARALGSMPGVYRVDLLTRQVASPDVDWSYGEPTEMLAPRNTDEFGDDMGESSGAYIIRIPFGPRNKYIPKEELWPYIPEFVDGAIGHIIQMSKALGEQIGSGHAVWPVAIHGHYADAGDSAALLSGALNVPMVFTGHSLGRDKLEQLLKQGRLSRDEINTTYKIMRRIEGEELALDGSEIVITSTKQEVEEQWRLYDGFDPVLERKIRARIRRNVSCYGRYMPRVAVIPPGMEFHHIVPLDGDIETEPEGILDHPAPQDPPIWSEIMRFFTNPRKPVILALARPDPKKNITTLVKAFGECRPLRELANLTLIMGNRDGIDEMSSTSSSVLLSVLKLIDKYDLYGQVAYPKHHKQSDVPEIYRLAAKTKGVFVNPAIIEPFGLTLIEAAAYGLPMVATKNGGPVDIHRVLDNGLLVDPHDQQSIADALLKLVSNKQLWAKCRLNGLKNIHLFSWPEHCKTYLSKIATCKPRHPQWQRSEDGGESSESEESPGDSLRDIHDLSLNLKFSMDGERSGDSGNDNSLDPDGNATDRSAKLENAVLSWSKGISKDVRKGGTAEKSGQNSNAGKFPPLRSRNRLFVIAVDCDTTSGLLEMIKVIFKAAGAERADGSVGFILSTSMTISEIQSFLISGGLSPNDFDAYICNSGSDLYYPSLNSEDRLFVGDLYFHSHIEYRWGGEGLRKTLVRWAASTTDKKGESNEQIVSPVEQLSTDYCYAFKVRKPGMAPPLKELRKLMRIQALRCHPIYCQNGTRLNVIPVLASRSQALRYLYVRWGFELSKMVVFVGECGDTDYEGLVGGLHKSVILKGVGSSAISQLHNNRNYPLSDVMPMDSPNIAEATEGSSSADIQALLEKVGYLKG